AAGTGCGAATTCCATCTCTGTAAACATATTAGGGGAGTTGAACATCAAGTTGTCGGTTCCCAGACTTACACTTATTCCTAGATCTAACATTTCTTTAAGAGGAGGAATCCCAACTCCAAGAGAACCATTGGATCTAGGGCATGAGACAATAGGGGTTCCTGTTTCACTAATAAGTTTCAAATCATCGTTTAATGGTGATGTAACATGTACAAGTAGATCAAAACCCGCCTTCAAGGCCCTTTCAACTTCGGTTTCACCGGTTAATTCCAGTGAATTCATCTGAAGTTCCTCGTACTCAGCAACATGTATGGAAGATAATTTGGATTCTTTCCTGCAAATTTCTGTTATAGTGGATGCAACTTCGTCGTCAATTTCACCAAATCCACTTAAACCTATTCCATCACAAGATTTAAGAATCATTTCTACTGTTCTTTCAAGTTGTGATGAATTATTGGAATTATAGAAAGATTCATGTCTTCCCAGAACTATTTTTCTTATGGGAATACCTTCTGCAGCTTTTCTTAGCAGATCAATACCTTTAAATCCTCCTTCTCTGAAATCAACAAAAGTTGTAGTACCTGTTTGAAACATTAAATCTATTGTACTTTGCATTGCATCGATAATATTCTGAGAAGATGTTTCAGCAAGTATACGGTGTTTTATTCCGTTTGGCGGTTTTACTATTTGGTCTATGGGATAACCATCTCCCACATCCTTTGCAACTGAGTCGCCCATATGAACATGGGAATTAATAAGGGATGGTGCTGCAACACAGCCTTTCCCATCTATTATTCTACCTTTTAAAAGTTTTTCGGACACTTCTACAATTTCATTGTCTTCAATTATTATGTTTGATTTTCGTACGTCCATGTTCTCACCGTATAGAACATGAGCATTTTTGATTGTGATCATTAGATTAAAGTATTTTTATTGTAGTATTTATTAGTTTTAGTATTTTTCAGAACGTTAAAATAAGCCAGTATTTAGTTAAACAAAACAATGAATTAAAAAAAATATTTAAATTTTTAATTGTGTGTTAATTCTAAAAAAGAATTAAATATTTTAAATTAATAGCAGAAATAAATTTAGAGCTGGTCATGATATTCGTTAAGAGATTTGACTCCAATTTCTCC
This Methanobacterium spitsbergense DNA region includes the following protein-coding sequences:
- a CDS encoding amidohydrolase family protein, coding for MITIKNAHVLYGENMDVRKSNIIIEDNEIVEVSEKLLKGRIIDGKGCVAAPSLINSHVHMGDSVAKDVGDGYPIDQIVKPPNGIKHRILAETSSQNIIDAMQSTIDLMFQTGTTTFVDFREGGFKGIDLLRKAAEGIPIRKIVLGRHESFYNSNNSSQLERTVEMILKSCDGIGLSGFGEIDDEVASTITEICRKESKLSSIHVAEYEELQMNSLELTGETEVERALKAGFDLLVHVTSPLNDDLKLISETGTPIVSCPRSNGSLGVGIPPLKEMLDLGISVSLGTDNLMFNSPNMFTEMEFALKITRAYYREYIPPVEVFKMATINPARALGLNIGTIEEGKLADIMLVSGLSGDPILSLINRTETQNINALIKEGNIVFER